In Syntrophales bacterium, the sequence GAAATGACAGATGAGGCTGTTAATATTCTGAATTCAGAAAATGATAGCCTTGATGATTTTGGCAGACTCCTCCACGAATCATGGAAAATCAAGAAAGATTTGACCTCAATGATAACTAATCAAAAATTAGATAAGATATATGAAGCTGGGCGTGGCGCAGGTGCTCTGGGTGGCAAGTTGCTTGGTGCTGGAGGAGGAGGGTTTTTCCTCTTTTATGTCCGACCCGAAGACCAGAATCGGGTGAAGGAAGCATTGAAAGACCTGCTGTATGTTCCCTTTCATTTTGAAAATCTGGGCACACAGGTGATTATGTATTCTACACAGGATTTTTATTAAGAACAACATTTGATCATTTCTTTGGATTGTTTCTGTAAAAAATTATGATACTTCAAAAAGAAAACACAAGTGTTATTATTCTCTGCGGAGGGAAAGGAGGGAGACTGAAAGCAGTCAGCAGTAATATGCCAAAAGCATTAGTTGATGTCGATGGTAAACCATTCATTAGAATACTGATGGATGATCTTCTGCAATACGGTTTTAAACACTTTATCTTGTGTGTTGGTTATTTAAAGGAACAGGTACAGGAATATTTTGCTGAGACACATTATCATGTGGAGTTTTCCGAGGAAGATAAACCTTTAGGAACCGGTGGAGCTCTCAAAAGAGCAGCATCGCTGATAAAGAGTTCGTCATTTTTAGTTGTAAACGGAGACTCGATATGTAGAACGGATTATGCAGAACTCTTTAATTTTCATTATGCAAAAGAGGGTCTTCTGACAGTTGTGCTGGTCAGACCACAGCAGGGCAGAGATTATGGAGTTGTTAATATAGATAGCAACCAGCAAATAACGAGCTTTATGGAAAAAGTTGAAAGTGGCGGGATGGGATTCATCAATGCGGGCATATATCTTATGCAACGGGACCTCGTACGGCACATGCCTCAAGAAAAACGTTTTTCCCTGGAATATGATTTCTTCCCCAATATCATTGATCTTGGTTGTTACGGATTCGTTACTGACGGCGATTTGATTGATATTGGAACACCAGGGCGGCTCTTAAGAGCTCGGAAATATTTTGCCGGATAATTTAACTATTGATCTTTTCTTACACCTATTAGGTAATTGTTGCCGGGAGGGATTCTCTGTTGATGTAAAAGAGCATAAGGGCAAGGCTGTTAAAATAACGTGGGATTTTGATCAATCGTAACTTGGCAAACCCTATGACGGCAGTTACTTTACACGCACAGACAGGATGGATCTTTCAAGAAACAAGATATGGTCACACTCTATGTCATGCTTACATCGGTGGAGGGTACCTTTCGCTGTTTTAAAGGGTGAGCTGGGGCTTCGTTCCATCCATCACAGAAAGGCAGACCGTATAGAGGGGCATTTTTTATCTCTATCCTTGCGTATCACCTGTTGAACTACATCCAGCAGCATTTACGCAAGGCCGGCATCAATCTCATCGGTGGGGCACTGTTCGTTCCCTGCTCCAGACGCATATAGCCCTCAGCACTCATCTTCCCACTGCGGATGGTAAAATGGTTCACCTTCGTTATTGCAGTATCCCGACACTAGGGCAGGTGGAGGTGTATAGTGCGCTGGGGATTACCAGTGTTCCACTGAAGCGTACGAAGGTTGAGATGTAAACAAATGTAGTGACCATAAATTTGCTCATTCAGCTTCAACTACCCGACATTACTGTAGTTGTGTTCAGAATGGGGTTAAGCTTGGGTTAATACTATACTTTGGGAATGGAGTGACATTAATGCAGTTGAATCTTCGGGAATACTTTCTCTACCGGCTCAAAAAACTACTCTTTCGCCTTGGCAAGATAACATATCGTAAGAAATGGTATTCGACCTCTGCGGATATTTTCTCTTTTTATGCACGCACTATCGATATGAATATTCTTTTAGAAGAGGATGAACGTTTTGTTCTAGATGAACAGATCCGGATGCATATCGATAAATGTTTTGACGACTTCCATACTAAAGGTCAAGGCATTCCACCCTTCTGCGAACAATACAGTTACAAACACAACCACTCTGTTGACAGTTATCGAGATATTAAACTATGCTTCCTTGCCCCGCAGTTTATCAATAACGATAAGCGATATATTGAAAACGAATATGAGGACTATTTTGTCAAAACGGCGCTGAAAGTAGGAATACAAGCCGAAATGTTTTATACGGATTTGATTTCATATCCAAATCTACCCCAAGATACCAGTGTAGCACAAAAACGTCTCCAAGAATTAAGGGAATATATAGCAAAGACAAGGCCCCATGTAATCTTGTTTGATGCCAACTACATAGGCAATCAAAATACGGTCAACCCCTATCTGCTCAATGAATTCAGGCAGATCACCGGGGCGAAAATCGTCGGTTTTATCGGAGATGCCTATGGAGATTTGGGCAGAAAAATGGCAAATTACTGGGCGGAGCAATGCGATCTCTTACTGCATAGTGCTCCCGGCGATCCGTCGGCTTTATGTGCCCCTTTCGGAGAAAAGATGGTTCTTATTCCCATTCCGCTCAACCGATTACGATTCTATAGGGAAAAGGACCAGCGCTTCGATATCTCTTTCATGGGAACCTATGAAAGCGCTCTAAGGCCTTTTTGGCTCTCACATGTTATGAAAATTGCCTCGCAACAAAGGATGACAACATGTGTAATCCCCCATGCAAGGATAGCTGACGAATGTCCGGATATGTACGAGTATGCCAGAATCCTTCGGGATTCAAGGATTGTGTTAAATTTCTCTTCTCTCGTACACCGACCGACAAAGATCCCAGCCAAAGAGTCCTGACAGGACGGGTATGGCAAACCATAGCCAGCGGGTGTCTTCTATTTGAGGAGGAAAACGAACCCATCAAAACGTTTTTTACCCCGTTTGTCCACTATATCCCCTTTGCCAACGTATCGCAATTACAAGCGTTCCTGCTTTTCCTGCATACTCATGAAGATTACCGAAAACGGATCGCTGATGCAGGAGCTGATTGGTGCAACACTTGGTACAGCATTGAGAACATTTGGTCATACATAATTGCCAAGCTCGGGTTTCCAGCGACCGATGGATGATCCAAAGCCAACAATTTGTTTAAACACGAACACATTGCGTAAATTCCAATCAATTTCGCTATTATACCCCAATTCACTATTTACAAATCCCCACTATGCTAAGCTGACCCGTTGATGAACATCCTGATCTTTCCCCTGATTTTATTTTTGCGTATCCTGCGTACAACGTGCGTAATACGGAAATAGGGGCAGTCCTTGGAAGGAGCCAGCTCAAGCGCCTGGATGATAATAATGTTAAGCGTATAAAAAATTTTCAAATCTTTCTGGAAAATCTTGACTCGAGCAAATACCGAACCGATTTTGACTTGGAGGGAAGCTGCAACTATGCCTTTAATCTGGTGCTAAGGGAACCAAACCCTGAACTGCGCGACAAGGTTGAGAAGGCCATGCAAAAAGCCGGTGTCGAATTCCGTCGTGGAAGTTCAGGTGGAGGCAACCAGCTCCGACAGCCGTATTTACAAGAGATTGTACCTGATAAAGAATACGAGAAATATCCAGAAATAGAGCACAT encodes:
- a CDS encoding sugar phosphate nucleotidyltransferase; the encoded protein is MILQKENTSVIILCGGKGGRLKAVSSNMPKALVDVDGKPFIRILMDDLLQYGFKHFILCVGYLKEQVQEYFAETHYHVEFSEEDKPLGTGGALKRAASLIKSSSFLVVNGDSICRTDYAELFNFHYAKEGLLTVVLVRPQQGRDYGVVNIDSNQQITSFMEKVESGGMGFINAGIYLMQRDLVRHMPQEKRFSLEYDFFPNIIDLGCYGFVTDGDLIDIGTPGRLLRARKYFAG
- a CDS encoding DegT/DnrJ/EryC1/StrS family aminotransferase, with translation MRNTEIGAVLGRSQLKRLDDNNVKRIKNFQIFLENLDSSKYRTDFDLEGSCNYAFNLVLREPNPELRDKVEKAMQKAGVEFRRGSSGGGNQLRQPYLQEIVPDKEYEKYPEIEHIHFYGYYIGNYPDLEEQKILDLCSLLNHV